The Plasmodium knowlesi strain H genome assembly, chromosome: 14 region TATTAATGCGAAGGGGTcgagaaaaatggagaagcttttttttcagtttattGCACCCCATGTATTAGAACCACACACGTGCGAACGTAGATAGGACATGTTGCATAGATACTATTTCTGCACTGGAGCAAGTATATATGTGGGGGAATACCTGAATtgagttttccttttttttataaaataattgAAAATCGAGTTGACGATTAGCGTGAGGGAAGAGCTAATCGGGAGGAGGacatgtataaaaaaaatgcatataagaagaaaaaaagttgtaacAACGAATgcttaaattaaaaaaaattaaaccttaagaaaaaaaaaaataagaacaaagCGGAAAGTCGTTTCCGTGATACCATAAACTCAAGTGATGGtgataccaaaaaaaaaaaaaaaaaaaagaaaagaaaaatgagtgTCACATAATTAGTGAATGCTTAGAGAAGTAATTAAAGCTCGTGCATTCTACTTTGCTACTGAGCATAtgtttgaagaagaaacggACGATGTATAGACAATGATGAGATATTTTCATGTAGAAATTATGTGGAGTGAGGATGCCTCCACGTTGGAAATTCAGCATTCCATTCTGATTAACCCCAAATTCATGGAATGTATATTTCATcccttttattcttcctgAGCCATCCAAGGAACTTAAACGTATGAAGGAAAATCCTGTGGGATCGCTTCATTTGATACTTAAATCCAAGGAGGAGGTAACCAATATTGACATATATATGTCTTATGTTAAATAGGGTATACATAGAATTccatatttctatttttttagaTAACTCAAGTGAACTTAGTAATAATTCGTTATATGTTAATTTAGGGTGTAAAACCACATTACTTTCCACctgaaaattttcatacatATTTTGTCTTCTGGTTGGTTCGATATAAGTCTCATGTACTTGTACGCGTACTTCCGTCAATCCTTCAggatttttaaatatttctccTAGTACATTAAAAGTTTCACTTTTGTTCGTTACGTGCATTATTATGTTATTGTAACGATGTGTTATGAAGTTGTTGAAGAGGAGATCGAAACATTTTATATCTTTACAATCTAATGATTCTTGGAACATCTGCACTAGTCTATCTATGGCTGTATCGTCGAATAAATTTCTATACTCTTTAAATGTGTTTAAAAAacgcacaattttttccttcactagAACTTCTCTCTTTAACATGGACTTTACCTTCATTATGTGGAAAGCATAACCTTCGTTAATAACTTGTAACACATAATGCAGTTCTCTATCTGTCAGTCTTTTTAATGGTGGATAAATTAAGAATTCGTTGAATAACTGAAACTCAATTATTCTGTATAGCGATATTATATCCGTTCTGGATCCTATAAATCCTTTTTCGCTACTTGACTTAAGTTTCTGCACTACATCGTTAATGTCTAGGAGCATTTTGTTAATGAATGGATTCAAATGGTGgttctttaaaaatttattttttcccttcataaTGCTGAGCCCCTTTTTGATTATCTCGACTGGAGAAACAACAGAAAATTTGTTTAACGAAATTATCGTATGCACAATTTTCATTATCACACTGAAGTTTCTAAATATGTTTGTCTTATTAACATACATGTTGTATGGTCTGTTAAAAtatccatatttttctttctccatgTTACTTCTTTCATGTATCATGGTGTCCAGAAATGGGAGTGGATTACTTTCACTTCTTTGCAGGAAACTTAGatcgtttgtttgtttggAATTCTTCGTCCTTTCTGATTCTTCTGTTGCTTGGAaaattcctttctttccATCGGTGTCTTCCTTCTTGGCCATTTGTAGGAAGTTTCCGGTCTGCAGGAAGTTGTCCGTTTGAAGGAAGTTTATCGATGTTCTGGACCCGGGGATGGTGCTTCTGGTGGATGAGGCACTTCCAAGAGTATTGGTAGAACCCATGGATGAAGCACTTCCATTAGTAGTGGTAGAACCCATGGAGGTGGCACTTCCAATAGTAGTGGTAGAACCCATGGAGGTGGCGCTTCCAAGAGTAGTAGTCGACGCCTTAGATGTTGCACTGGCGAGGCTTTCGAACGATCCGGTAGACAAATCAGACGCGGCGCTCACATAGGAGAGGGAGTCTTCATCTTTCTTGGAACCCTTTCCATCGTGGAGAACATCATCTTCGAATTCTGTCTCTGTCATATCTGCTCCAGATGCGAATGTATCGTCCAAATTTTCAGCCTCATCCATGACACCATCCTCCGCttccacttcttccttaaagaGATCCTCTACAAGTTGTTCATCACGCTTCTGTTGTtctaactttttttcttcatctgttTTGGATattaaatcttcttccttgATAAGTCCAACGTTACCTACAGTTTCTACGCGAGGTTTTCCTGGATTCAAAACAAACCAGTAGTACAAATTAAAAGGGTAGGTGACAAAagagcacttaatcttttgGTAATATTTTCCTACAATAGATTTTCCGATAATATCAAATTGGTcaagaatattttctttatagAAAGGTGGTGTGGTAGCTCTGTTGGTGAAGGTAAAGCTGACTCCATTAACGTCTCTCGCGATGTTAAAATCGACAAATGGTATGGATGGGATGTTAGTTTTGTCTAGAAATTTTTCTagataaatataatttttcaccGTTTTATTTATCATTTCAACATCGTTGTTTGGAATgattctatttctttttcttccaccaggaatatatatgtctGACATGGGACCGATATTGTAATCAGTAGCATCTGCAATTTTCTGGTAATAGGTatctaaattttttatatctaAGTCATCGTAAAATAGATCTATAAGTAAGTAGTTCTTGTAAAAGTTGTTAATATCATACGATATAATTTCGTAatatttgttaattttttccttatcttcTGGAACAAAGACATAGGTTTTGATGTCATCCACCGCTTGACATTCCGTGTAGAAATTGAAATGATCGATCGGGTACTTCTTGATAttgttgtttctttttattttctctataAACTTTTTAAAGTTCTCAAATTCTATGATAGAGTTGAGAATAAAGTTTAAGTAGTTTCGACTGGCTAGGTAGAATACTGAGCTATTCATAGAATAATCTAAATCTCCTGTTACTGCATAGAATTTTATGAAAACGTAAAAATTtctcaaaaataaaaagttggtAAATCTCATATCTGTTAACAATTTCATGAATCCAATTAGCTGAGATAGGTACTGATCGACTACAGGCTTAATTTTGatatcatttaaaatatgttcatttttattttgtgaaTGTACATCCAAgtattttttgtcttttctaAGTTCATTTAAATcgtaattatattttttctttattattaaattaataatatTGTAAATTCGCAGtataatttcttcattatttattGAAGTGTTAGGAGAGAGCTTGAAATTGTTCAACATGGTTCTGACCGTTTCTTGACTGGAAGTATATCTTATAATAGGGAACTtgaatttttgaaaaacatTTGAGAACATCATTATATCTTCAAATTTGATGAAGATCCAGGGGTATACAGAATTCATATTTTCAGCATTTTCTAAAATTTCAAAGAATGCCGTGTATCTTAATATGTTCAAGAATCTCTttcccttaattttttttcctaaagaCATTAACAACTTTCTGTGGGTAAAGCCGAAAAttctcttcacatttaacaattttaagtACAGATATTTCATGGGCGTTTTATATATCCTTTCCCTTTGATCTAGGAATTTTTCCAAAGTtaagaattttttccatgtgtaTCGAtcagtttttttctctattctCAGTAAGGATATTATTATCAGCAAGTGCTTCACAGCTTCATTCGCATAAGTGAATTTGAAAATATCATCAatagaaatattttccttttttaaaaataagtacGTACcgcataatatttttatgagATTTTTCTCATCGATTGATGCGTACTTGGTTTTCTCCGTTTGTACAAGATTCATATTCCTCACATTTTTCATATCGATGGTACTTCCCGTTAAATTGTTGGTGACTTGTTCTATGCCTTTTATGTTGTCTTTAATAAAGGGTGCAAAATCGTAGTATAGGAGGAACATACATTTCGTGGGCAAATGGgagaatttttccttatgtGGCAATTGCCCATGCTTTGATTCTATTTCGGCTataattttgttcctttcttcttcccttgaTTCCACTTCTTGTTGTAGGGACTTTGTTTTTTGCACAAGCTCATCATCTAGGGGTAGTTCGATGTGcacttcctctttttgcGATTTGGGAGGTTTTTCCGATTCTTTaccatcctcctcatccttatccttcttatcatttttattttcgccttcatcttcttcgtcGATGccatattcctttttcttctcctcgaGTAAGTGCAGGGTGTGTGCCTCATAATTGTGGGCGTAGTAATCAACTCGATAGTACACCTCTATCAGTTTCTGCT contains the following coding sequences:
- a CDS encoding rhoptry neck protein 3, putative: MKKYWFCISAFYLSFNILSKCKELENKNLQPLAAYKRDDSPGNDFKNREAEGDHHVKINNGSNYNEYSFLSLKGGVIFNQYYVAKLINTILYRGLLIKGEFHKNVAIYESLSRTNYFFYLTVMNQKNVRSIVKLISMAHDSRKKHDVFRKQLINYFDSPPFPLDDAFKNEMDHALMIYKKAKTDAYWGMVDALKNDGLLLARTFMSVSFVQSLRGMIGVINYELIDLCFSKAYMYNGIASFDKLIMNNTYGVIISYVFKSLLLFFYPLVIPFRGAFSFALSSFCITQLSKIVFLIYRNIKRLVRISYRKLYSTILKFNVLKFPELQPYASKLLYGDALILVSKIWKLSYVNVTQHLSGKNLTPILNNLFEKNLGTGFFEFSNSLFKYVIDSMEGMQLISTKEADLDKEAQYNTQTFKRILMILKITRKVLYYEESYVRLAVANLLTKIYTLLFVNVNYISKMPPKEFFHADVESEFRYIYEDQVYEMFLQRISSDIMRKPFIKRNIKRINRGSIEFTLSLVKIKLLHYKSSLKFPYASLYFDEPLKKQLNASMKLIIIGSTGIIANLVNYGEKYEILKKCPLEIAKNLNQMCNYGSFDVKKMLFPLNIFINLLIPLFLNYNDIMINKNIIEHMVNFFKVILDSKDLYLYHYLKNVVDTIKKTEGENLEEINYDEEIDKIILEEIHKVIDEVNNEKSSSLVFSNYSMKNNDLYLHNKNGQLFKFLFKDSYKKEFFSKLVHLHDYRNPLSFQVPLIKFEPSNSDDGNLIVGSFMDKFEGKLSGCYMCLKEDDDVLVVDLIHHVLWASGVDRFSAYIFSSMIGAVKQYFHQGVSWNRALLNMLPSEFYEVHRLFMEKTPHTKDRSENIFIKRIRKYRFNLNQTSFSKMFKVFLENVLNKVNFFNTEEATIILMMSTLYSIYKNIEKHEIPTSETYKLYQQKLIEVYYRVDYYAHNYEAHTLHLLEEKKKEYGIDEEDEGENKNDKKDKDEEDGKESEKPPKSQKEEVHIELPLDDELVQKTKSLQQEVESREEERNKIIAEIESKHGQLPHKEKFSHLPTKCMFLLYYDFAPFIKDNIKGIEQVTNNLTGSTIDMKNVRNMNLVQTEKTKYASIDEKNLIKILCGTYLFLKKENISIDDIFKFTYANEAVKHLLIIISLLRIEKKTDRYTWKKFLTLEKFLDQRERIYKTPMKYLYLKLLNVKRIFGFTHRKLLMSLGKKIKGKRFLNILRYTAFFEILENAENMNSVYPWIFIKFEDIMMFSNVFQKFKFPIIRYTSSQETVRTMLNNFKLSPNTSINNEEIILRIYNIINLIIKKKYNYDLNELRKDKKYLDVHSQNKNEHILNDIKIKPVVDQYLSQLIGFMKLLTDMRFTNFLFLRNFYVFIKFYAVTGDLDYSMNSSVFYLASRNYLNFILNSIIEFENFKKFIEKIKRNNNIKKYPIDHFNFYTECQAVDDIKTYVFVPEDKEKINKYYEIISYDINNFYKNYLLIDLFYDDLDIKNLDTYYQKIADATDYNIGPMSDIYIPGGRKRNRIIPNNDVEMINKTVKNYIYLEKFLDKTNIPSIPFVDFNIARDVNGVSFTFTNRATTPPFYKENILDQFDIIGKSIVGKYYQKIKCSFVTYPFNLYYWFVLNPGKPRVETVGNVGLIKEEDLISKTDEEKKLEQQKRDEQLVEDLFKEEVEAEDGVMDEAENLDDTFASGADMTETEFEDDVLHDGKGSKKDEDSLSYVSAASDLSTGSFESLASATSKASTTTLGSATSMGSTTTIGSATSMGSTTTNGSASSMGSTNTLGSASSTRSTIPGSRTSINFLQTDNFLQTGNFLQMAKKEDTDGKKGIFQATEESERTKNSKQTNDLSFLQRSESNPLPFLDTMIHERSNMEKEKYGYFNRPYNMYVNKTNIFRNFSVIMKIVHTIISLNKFSVVSPVEIIKKGLSIMKGKNKFLKNHHLNPFINKMLLDINDVVQKLKSSSEKGFIGSRTDIISLYRIIEFQLFNEFLIYPPLKRLTDRELHYVLQVINEGYAFHIMKVKSMLKREVLVKEKIVRFLNTFKEYRNLFDDTAIDRLVQMFQESLDCKDIKCFDLLFNNFITHRYNNIIMHVTNKSETFNVLGEIFKNPEGLTEVRVQVHETYIEPTRRQNMYENFQVESNVVLHPKLTYNELLLSSLELSKKIEIWNSMYTLFNIRHIYVNIGYLLLGFKYQMKRSHRIFLHTFKFLGWLRKNKRDEIYIP